Proteins co-encoded in one Anguilla anguilla isolate fAngAng1 chromosome 16, fAngAng1.pri, whole genome shotgun sequence genomic window:
- the c16h15orf39 gene encoding uncharacterized protein C15orf39 homolog, whose protein sequence is MMSSKPTPRFMDPVAHAKLPRLETTLGAKSGDMPGYSHEEPVNYSGTYFSYCLSGPDRTDLSPHWSPPGACLQRSPIVHPTGAGRPLSGQITHRPENMAHCVEGSPHSATRDLAANQQSSYYDRVPENQGPSAPGIHAPTAVRKLGVGGATVSPSRGSPVGLAIPKPIYGHNPCCTEHGCTSGPCYSMERGAPRVHPNAYNEEWMLHYGPLSLLQRKEREALLQLEQSSVRFPLRETTPEGYHAMRPARPMRFPSFMEANYGNFPYTSTARSPLSPSSDLFHRLQFPSKVYHSLPPPPSCTYEEVQQMALTHPGITPKIYPDRPPPAPRYTQLPQRPVFYYSQGNMELENPSPYKSSSRNLAADPPPTVSKQVSPNPLGPCLGPQPSLSDFSASCPATTMNPLFPRNRDLSHFQMYRAHAGMTGQKRAFAEGPGAPLLVRHADRPVDYSSQGAWVTSSPRELCKRPLSPGAFNPVQQSLSDYRGSDHMSVGKRKILGHHSLEDEQSGLKAAAPQCSVDHHEGGAVAGAGPALHCSSVERTSSQCAQVPTSKKHKENASAPNEPVAAEVLDMGQMDKSEYVYEAQAPCRPQEEKRSDQRQGERLHSPPSPPMPVINKVFSLAPYKAYLQASGMLPPQNGVQNTKAFNERDSPLGLDELRHKASLRVCSHPSPEANPVHLLEPHQIKTEKVTLGETDFSLKSDEIRCEGEHQGFKETKFKEEEAEKVTSSSDSVLDLRVKRGEFNMFASEVQTSMDQLSSTGCGADTANRHVVMRTLSLNRNGEHSVLVAPSSKPVTPSPVPQETKVFQQIPPQCLNRSAFKVVVPDVLSPPALSHLPECPQPTPEPKPPGDANRQARHRFMEIHQSLFRLISASVSRAPEQELQAWLANLEAASSPTKAVPVTGLLGAGAKEPWLRCRDTAAALSQVAGQLEDYAANRQCPFPHVIRAGALFIPMLVVKEYLFPQVLGALIDRVLQEHHVELRPTTLSEERHLTQLQRRTCSSKLRRLLSLKHLPDIYPDVLNLYYHACVSKRLGLVFSTPLKTERTECSEEMEASRTAMSAQSPSDRPSSPDPPKPLKDLNTGSRLRKCKRKGRQRAASKRRFLGKEKPLLGENFGYAVQSESWSIVNSFSGEEAREGSQSPCSENLEPLKIKVEEHSPMVTQGCNEEPESTWGPVTSDDLSSGNSDTETERASLPPYLSQPSETTKSQAIPKSHSGMILKLRKVLFNKGPFRRDPKYQPFLNRTQPIQLGHQGREGAEGEEQKEQTGARRIQARRRLRVGGFPKAPRPTRSSSKVLPVRNSPMQLKYFPHPSASHSGQRRRRWVLRSAVQTARRAMQNRYPDLVGKRIRHLYEENDKSEVWYRGVVVRVHEPHINPLKTVFEVKYDSEPEWQYYLELLMDYKKGWLKVED, encoded by the exons ATGATGAGCAGCAAGCCAACACCACGCTTCATGGACCCAGTGGCTCACGCCAAGTTGCCCAGGCTGGAGACGACGTTGGGCGCCAAATCGGGTGACATGCCTGGCTACTCCCATGAGGAACCTGTAAACTACAGCGGCACATACTTCTCCTACTGTCTCAGTGGGCCAGACAGGACCGACCTTTCCCCACACTGGAGTCCCCCTGGTGCCTGTCTGCAAAGGAGCCCCATCGTTCACCCCACTGGTGCTGGCCGGCCGTTGAGCGGTCAGATCACTCACAGGCCAGAGAACATGGCCCACTGTGTGGAGGGCAGTCCTCACTCGGCCACACGTGACCTGGCGGCCAATCAGCAGTCATCATATTACGACAGAGTTCCAGAAAACCAGGGTCCCAGTGCTCCTGGGATCCATGCTCCGACGGCTGTGAGAAAGCTTGGTGTAGGAGGGGCCACTGTTTCCCCATCAAGAGGGAGCCCCGTGGGTCTAGCCATCCCTAAGCCCATATATGGACACAACCcctgctgcactgagcatggCTGCACGTCGGGACCCTGCTACAGCATGGAACGTGGTGCGCCCAGAGTGCACCCAAATGCCTACAATGAGGAGTGGATGTTACACTATGGGCCCCTGTCTCTCCTACAAAGAAAAGAGCGTGAAGCGTTgttgcagctggagcagagctCCGTCCGATTCCCCCTGAGAGAGACCACACCAGAAGGGTACCATGCCATGAGACCAGCCAGGCCTATGAGGTTTCCTTCTTTCATGGAAGCAAATTATGGGAATTTCCCTTATACCAGCACCGCCCGCTCACCTTTAAGCCCCTCCTCTGACTTATTTCACCGTTTACAGTTTCCCTCCAAGGTGTACCACAGCctgcccccaccaccctcctGCACTTACGAGGAGGTGCAGCAGATGGCCCTCACACACCCTGGGATTACACCTAAAATATACCCAGATCGCCCTCCTCCCGCTCCCAGGTACACGCAGCTGCCACAGCGTCCTGTGTTTTACTATTCTCAGGGGAACATGGAGCTTGAAAACCCTTCGCCATACAAAAGCTCCAGCAGGAATCTGGCGGCAGACCCTCCACCCACTGTGAGTAAGCAGGTTTCTCCCAACCCTTTGGGTCCCTGCCTGGGGCCTCAGCCTTCTCTGAGTGACTTTTCAGCCTCCTGTCCTGCGACCACCATGAACCCTTTGTTTCCCAGAAACCGTGACCTTTCACATTTTCAGATGTACAGGGCGCATGCAGGCATGACGGGCCAGAAGAGAGCTTTTGCTGAAGGGCCTGGTgcccccctgctggtcagacACGCGGACCGGCCTGTAGATTACTCTTCGCAAGGAGCGTGGGTGACCAGTTCTCCGAGGGAGCTGTGCAAGAGGCCGCTCAGTCCTGGAGCCTTCAACCCCGTACAGCAGTCGCTCTCCGACTACAGGGGCTCGGATCACATGTCTGTGGGAAAGCGCAAAATACTTGGGCATCACAGTTTGGAAGATGAGCAGTCAGGCCTCAAAGCAGCAGCTCCTCAGTGCAGTGTGGACCACCACGAGGGAGGAGCAGTGGCAGGCGCTGGGCCTGCTCTCcactgcagcagtgtggaacGCACCTCATCCCAGTGTGCACAGGTACCAACCAGCAAAAAGCACAAGGAAAATGCAAGCGCCCCTAACGAACCAGTTGCTGCTGAGGTGCTTGACATGGGGCAAATGGACAAaagtgagtatgtgtatgaaGCGCAGGCTCCCTGCAGACCACAAGAAGAGAAGAGATCCGAccaaagacagggagagaggctgCACAGTCCACCGTCACCTCCCATGCCCGTCATCAACAAAGTTTTTAGCTTAGCTCCTTACAAGGCCTACCTTCAAGCATCTGGAATGCTACCACCGCAAAATGGCGTTCAGAATACGAAGGCATTTAACGAGAGAGACTCTCCACTAGGGCTGGATGAACTGAGACACAAAGCTTCACTGAGGGTCTGTTCACATCCTTCTCCTGAGGCTAACCCTGTCCACTTGCTGGAACCTCACCAGATAAAAACTGAGAAAGTCACCCTTGGCGAGACAGATTTTTCATTAAAGTCTGATGAAATCAGATGTGAAGGGGAGCACCAAGGCTTCAAAGAGACCAAGTTCaaggaagaggaggcagagaaaGTAACAAGCTCGTCTGACAGCGTGCTTGACCTACGAGTGAAAAGGGGAGAATTCAACATGTTTGCTTCTGAGGTCCAAACGTCCATGGATCAGCTGAGCTCCACAGGATGTGGGGCGGACACTGCCAACAGGCATGTAGTCATGAgaaccctctctctcaatcGTAATGGTGAGCACTCTGTCCTGGTGGCGCCTTCTTCGAAACCTGTGACACCAAGTCCCGTGCCCCAAGAAACAAAAGTGTTCCAACAGATACCTCCCCAGTGTCTGAACCGGTCTGCTTTTAAGGTCGTCGTACCAGATGTTCTTAGCCCCCCTGCACTGTCTCACTTGCCTGAATGTCCCCAGCCCACCCCCGAGCCGAAGCCACCCGGAGATGCCAACAGACAGGCCCGCCACCGCTTCATGGAGATCCACCAGTCTCTCTTCCGGCTCATCTCCGCCTCTGTCTCCCGGGCCCCAGAACAGGAGCTGCAGGCCTGGCTGGCCAATTTAGAGGCCGCCTCCTCTCCCACAAAGGCTGTGCCGGTTACTGGCCTGCTGGGTGCGGGGGCAAAGGAGCCGTGGCTCAGGTGCAGGGACACAGCTGCCGCACTCTCCCAGGTTGCGGGCCAGCTGGAGGACTACGCCGCAAACCGGCAGTGCCCCTTCCCGCATGTCATCCGGGCGGGGGCGCTCTTCATCCCCATGCTGGTGGTGAAGGAGTACTTATTCCCGCAGGTCCTCGGGGCACTCATCGATCGGGTGCTCCAGGAGCACCATGTGGAGCTGCGCCCCACCACGCTGTCTGAGGAGCGCCACCTCACGCAACTCCAGAGGCGTACATGCTCCTCCAAGCTCAGGAGGCTCCTGTCCCTCAAACACCTGCCAGACATTTACCCCGATGTGCTCAACCTCTACTACCATGCCTGCGTCAGCAAGCGCCTAG GTTTAGTGTTCAGCACCCCACTGAAAACCGAAAGAACAGAATGTTCAGAGGAGATGGAAGCTTCCAGGACTGCCATGTCTGCCCAGAGCCCCTCCGACAGGCCAAGCTCTCCAGATCCTCCCAAACCGCTGAAGGACCTGAACACAGGGTCCCGCCTCAGGAAATGCAAAAGGAAAGGCAGGCAGAGGGCTGCCTCAAAAAGAAGGTTTTTGGGGAAGGAGAAACCGTTACTGGGGGAGAATTTCGGGTACGCAGTACAGTCAGAAAGCTGGAGCATCGTGAACTCTTTCAGTGGGGAAGAGGCACGGGAGGGGTCGCAAAGCCCCTGCAGCGAGAACCTAGAGCCCCTGAAGATCAAAGTGGAGGAGCACTCCCCCATGGTGACTCAGGGATGTAATGAGGAGCCTGAGAGCACCTGGGGGCCTGTGACCTCTGATGACCTGTCCTCAGGAAACAgcgacacagagacagagagagcctcTTTGCCACCATACTTGAGTCAGCCCTCCGAAACCACCAAGTCTCAGGCAATTCCAAAGAGCCACTCTGGGATGATCCTCAAGCTCAGAAAAGTCCTGTTTAACAAAGGTCCATTCAGGAGAGACCCTAAATATCAGCCCTTTCTAAATCGCACACAGCCCATCCAGCTGGGGCACCAGGGAAGGGAAGGGGCAGAAGGGGAGGAGCAGAAGGAGCAGACAGGGGCCCGGAGGATACAGGCCAGGAGGAGGCTGAGAGTAGGGGGCTTCCCCAAGGCTCCGAGGCCCACACGCAGCTCCTCCAAGGTGCTCCCCGTGCGCAATTCCCCCATGCAGCTGAAGTACTTCCCGCACCCGTCAGCCAGCCACAGCGGCCAGCGCCGGCGGAGGTGGGTTCTGCGTTCCGCCGTACAGACTGCCCGACGGGCCATGCAGAACCGCTACCCCGACCTGGTGGGCAAGAGGATCCGCCACCTGTACGAGGAGAATGACAAGTCAGAGGTGTGGTACCGGGGTGTGGTGGTGCGGGTCCACGAACCACACATAAACCCTCTAAAAACCGTGTTCGAGGTCAAGTATGACAGTGAGCCTGAGTGGCAGTACTATCTGGAACTGCTAATGGATTACAAGAAGGGATGGCTCAAAGTGGAGGACTGA